Proteins from one Candidatus Zixiibacteriota bacterium genomic window:
- a CDS encoding protein kinase encodes MIGRIISHYKILEKLGEGGMGVVYKAEDTKLKRTVALKFLPPHISESGEEKERFIHEAQSASALNHPNITTIHEIDEFEGQMFIVMEYCEGKTLKQIIEKEPLSIKKVLDIGIQICEGLTAAHKKEIVHRDIKSDNIMVTKEGQVKIMDFGLAKLKGATKLTKTRSTIGTLAYMSPEQAQGEEVDSRSDIFSFGVVLYELLTGKLPFGGEHQAAIVYSIINEEPQQVARYNNKVSSELERTVFKALAKDKEERYQHIDDLLADLRHEKKTLEYLKTGQIPKEVTVPKPKRRFLPIAIPASVVFILVLLFLILRPFKFEIGPEKGAVAKENSLAIMYFENLKDPEDKDKIARMITHLLIAGLSESPQYLQVVSSQRLYDILKLLGKENLNVIDKTVASEVARKAGVKWIVTGTVLQTKPNMVLISEISEATSGKLLATKQVSSAAGEDLFSVVDKLSAQIANALTLPEQAKKELEKPVADVTTHSQQAYRYYLEGMDNFNKYYFTEAEKSFMKALEYDSTFAMAYYRLASSKRGEEKKRLTAKAVKYSDKASQKEKYQIKSWAAYVSLNYSESIKELQKIVERYPDEKEAFYILGAYMYADKLHEFKEAIYYLNKAIQIDPLYKVAYNALAYAYNEIGDFDKSIWAINKYIELAPDEPNPYDSRADLYAWNGKLDQAIESYKKALEIKPDFYMSRFKLGDMYLFKRDYAHAESCYEALSSSNEKVYRSGGRLCLALIPLYQGKLEEALRTLDDGIAADRMEQVEEEANAYKHLMKASIYEDKKKWSLALKEAEIGIEILKKVTPNDPDNGKDYYASLLAKSGKISEAEELTRAFKKDIEQKNPTLMYIYWWTLGDIEQAKGNIKTAIDYFEKAEKDAPTPSFYRRTHLAEIYLKIGRLDEAVAELEKALSRYDNDRVWRTEAVKAYYLLGLAYEKSGWNNKAIEKYEEFLDIWKNADPGIPEVADAKERLKKLKK; translated from the coding sequence ATGATCGGCAGAATAATTTCTCATTACAAGATTTTAGAAAAGCTTGGCGAAGGTGGGATGGGCGTGGTGTACAAAGCAGAGGACACTAAGCTCAAACGCACCGTGGCTTTGAAATTTCTGCCTCCTCACATTTCTGAAAGTGGAGAAGAAAAAGAACGTTTTATCCACGAGGCGCAGTCTGCTTCTGCCCTGAATCATCCTAACATCACTACCATCCACGAGATTGATGAATTTGAGGGGCAGATGTTTATAGTGATGGAATACTGCGAGGGTAAGACTTTAAAGCAGATAATCGAAAAAGAGCCCCTTTCTATAAAAAAGGTTTTAGACATCGGAATTCAGATCTGTGAAGGTTTAACCGCCGCTCACAAGAAGGAGATAGTTCATCGGGATATAAAATCAGACAATATAATGGTTACCAAAGAGGGACAGGTTAAGATAATGGACTTTGGTTTAGCTAAACTGAAAGGAGCCACCAAGCTAACCAAGACTCGTTCAACCATAGGTACCCTTGCCTATATGTCGCCAGAACAAGCTCAAGGCGAGGAAGTAGATTCCAGAAGTGATATATTCTCTTTTGGAGTGGTTTTATATGAGCTTTTGACCGGGAAACTTCCTTTTGGAGGAGAACATCAAGCTGCTATTGTTTATTCTATAATCAACGAAGAGCCCCAGCAAGTAGCCAGATATAACAATAAAGTTTCATCAGAGTTGGAGCGGACAGTTTTCAAAGCACTGGCAAAAGATAAAGAGGAAAGATACCAGCATATTGATGATTTATTAGCAGATTTGAGGCACGAAAAGAAGACTCTGGAATATCTGAAAACTGGACAGATTCCTAAAGAGGTAACAGTACCCAAGCCTAAAAGGAGATTTCTTCCGATTGCAATTCCTGCATCAGTTGTTTTTATCTTAGTTTTACTTTTCTTAATTCTCAGACCTTTCAAATTTGAGATTGGTCCGGAAAAAGGTGCAGTAGCCAAAGAGAACTCCTTAGCCATAATGTATTTTGAAAATTTGAAAGATCCTGAGGACAAAGATAAAATTGCACGGATGATTACCCATCTATTGATAGCAGGTCTCTCTGAATCACCTCAATATCTGCAAGTGGTGAGCAGTCAAAGATTATATGACATTTTAAAGCTTTTAGGCAAAGAGAATTTGAATGTAATAGATAAAACCGTTGCCTCAGAGGTTGCAAGAAAAGCGGGGGTGAAATGGATTGTGACCGGAACGGTACTTCAGACTAAACCGAATATGGTTTTGATCTCGGAGATATCCGAGGCCACAAGTGGTAAGCTGTTAGCTACCAAACAGGTCAGCAGCGCAGCAGGTGAGGACCTATTCTCAGTTGTTGACAAGTTAAGTGCACAGATAGCAAATGCTTTAACTTTGCCGGAACAGGCGAAAAAAGAACTGGAAAAACCAGTAGCAGATGTTACCACTCATTCACAGCAGGCATATCGTTACTATCTGGAGGGGATGGATAACTTTAATAAATATTACTTTACAGAGGCGGAGAAAAGTTTTATGAAAGCTCTGGAATATGATTCCACGTTTGCGATGGCATATTACAGGTTGGCTTCCTCAAAAAGGGGTGAGGAGAAGAAAAGATTAACGGCTAAAGCAGTGAAATATTCGGACAAAGCCAGTCAGAAGGAAAAATATCAAATAAAATCCTGGGCCGCGTATGTATCACTGAATTACAGTGAGTCGATTAAAGAACTACAAAAGATCGTGGAACGCTATCCCGACGAAAAAGAGGCATTTTATATTTTAGGGGCTTACATGTATGCTGATAAGCTCCACGAGTTCAAAGAGGCAATTTATTACCTTAACAAAGCCATTCAGATAGATCCTCTCTATAAGGTTGCATATAATGCCCTTGCCTATGCTTACAATGAAATCGGGGATTTTGATAAATCCATCTGGGCTATAAATAAGTATATAGAATTAGCCCCGGATGAACCTAATCCCTACGATTCAAGAGCTGATTTATATGCCTGGAATGGTAAGCTCGACCAGGCAATTGAATCTTACAAAAAAGCTTTAGAGATAAAACCGGACTTCTATATGTCTCGGTTCAAACTGGGGGATATGTATCTTTTCAAAAGGGATTATGCTCATGCGGAAAGCTGTTATGAGGCACTTTCTTCCAGCAACGAGAAGGTTTACAGGTCAGGAGGCAGGCTCTGCTTAGCTTTGATTCCCCTATACCAGGGAAAGCTCGAAGAAGCCCTTAGGACTTTAGACGATGGTATTGCAGCAGACAGAATGGAACAGGTTGAGGAAGAGGCGAATGCATATAAACATCTCATGAAGGCATCAATCTATGAGGATAAGAAAAAGTGGAGTTTAGCACTAAAAGAAGCAGAAATTGGCATAGAAATTCTTAAAAAGGTAACACCTAACGACCCGGACAATGGGAAGGATTATTATGCCAGTCTTCTGGCAAAGAGTGGAAAAATCAGTGAAGCTGAAGAACTCACCCGGGCTTTCAAAAAGGATATTGAGCAAAAGAATCCAACCCTGATGTATATTTATTGGTGGACCTTAGGTGACATTGAACAGGCTAAAGGAAACATTAAGACGGCAATAGATTATTTTGAAAAGGCAGAGAAAGATGCCCCGACCCCATCTTTTTACAGGCGTACTCATCTTGCGGAAATTTACTTAAAGATAGGCAGACTGGACGAAGCAGTAGCTGAATTAGAAAAGGCACTTTCGAGATATGATAATGACAGGGTATGGCGTACAGAAGCAGTGAAAGCTTATTATCTTCTGGGTTTGGCTTATGAGAAATCGGGCTGGAACAACAAAGCGATTGAGAAATATGAGGAGTTTCTGGATATCTGGAAGAATGCTGACCCGGGGATTCCAGAAGTTGCAGATGCGAAGGAAAGGCTAAAAAAACTAAAAAAGTAG
- the guaA gene encoding glutamine-hydrolyzing GMP synthase has translation MLKKEETIVILDFGSQYTQLIARRVRESKVYCEILPFNANPDSFNDKNLKGIILSGGPSSVFDEGAPVCDIKVFELNVPILGICYGLQLLAYLFGGKVEKSKSREYGKAIIRIEEHKDLFKGFKKKLQVWMSHGDFVSKLPKGYRKLASSENIPFAAVKNPKKKIFGVQFHPEVAHTQNGIRIIQNFLYDICECHGEWTPKSFIQSTVKEIKVKVGNEKVVLGLSGGVDSSVCALLVNKALGKQLNCIFVDNGLLRKNEAQQVKEAFKDFDMNIIFVDASEKFLSRLKEVIDPEEKRRIIGRIFIEVFEEEANKIGEVRFLTQGTLYPDVIESTSFKGPSATIKSHHNVGGLPAEMNLKLIEPLRELFKDEVRRIGKELKLPDNIIGRHPFPGPGLAVRILGEITRERLDILREADDIFIQELKSSKHYQKVWQAFCVLLPVQSVGVMGDERTYENVVALRAVTSLDGMTADWAHLPYDLIGKISNRIINEVKGINRVVYDVSSKPPATIEWE, from the coding sequence ATGCTAAAAAAAGAAGAGACCATCGTCATTCTCGATTTCGGGTCACAGTACACCCAGCTTATTGCCCGGCGAGTCAGGGAAAGCAAAGTCTATTGTGAGATTTTACCTTTTAACGCCAATCCTGATTCGTTCAATGATAAAAATCTCAAAGGGATAATCCTTTCCGGCGGACCATCCAGCGTCTTTGATGAAGGAGCTCCAGTCTGCGATATAAAAGTATTTGAATTGAATGTCCCGATCTTAGGCATCTGCTATGGACTTCAGCTACTGGCATATCTATTTGGTGGGAAAGTGGAGAAAAGTAAAAGCCGGGAGTACGGAAAAGCAATAATCAGAATCGAGGAGCATAAAGACCTTTTCAAAGGTTTCAAAAAAAAGCTGCAGGTCTGGATGAGCCATGGGGATTTCGTATCTAAACTTCCTAAAGGATATAGAAAATTAGCCTCATCTGAGAATATCCCTTTTGCCGCAGTTAAAAATCCAAAAAAGAAAATCTTCGGTGTGCAGTTCCATCCTGAAGTTGCTCATACCCAGAACGGAATAAGGATAATTCAAAATTTCCTCTATGACATCTGTGAATGTCACGGCGAATGGACCCCCAAATCGTTTATCCAATCAACGGTAAAAGAGATAAAAGTAAAAGTCGGAAATGAAAAAGTCGTCCTGGGATTAAGCGGAGGAGTTGATTCCTCTGTTTGTGCGCTCCTGGTGAATAAAGCACTTGGAAAACAGCTCAACTGTATCTTCGTGGATAATGGCCTGTTGAGAAAAAACGAAGCCCAGCAGGTTAAGGAGGCTTTTAAAGATTTTGATATGAACATAATCTTCGTGGATGCTTCGGAGAAGTTCCTATCACGCTTAAAAGAAGTAATCGACCCGGAAGAGAAAAGAAGAATCATCGGCAGGATATTTATTGAAGTTTTTGAAGAGGAAGCCAATAAGATAGGTGAGGTGAGATTTTTAACCCAGGGTACTTTATATCCGGACGTGATCGAATCAACTTCTTTTAAAGGACCTTCTGCTACCATCAAGAGTCATCATAATGTTGGAGGTCTGCCTGCAGAGATGAATTTAAAATTGATTGAACCCTTAAGAGAGCTGTTCAAAGACGAGGTGCGCAGAATCGGAAAGGAGCTAAAACTGCCGGATAATATTATTGGAAGGCACCCCTTCCCTGGTCCCGGCTTAGCCGTGAGGATTTTAGGCGAGATCACCAGAGAAAGGTTAGATATTCTGAGAGAAGCGGACGACATTTTTATTCAGGAGCTAAAAAGCTCAAAACATTACCAAAAAGTCTGGCAGGCTTTCTGCGTTCTTTTGCCAGTCCAGTCAGTTGGGGTGATGGGGGATGAAAGAACTTACGAGAATGTCGTTGCCTTAAGAGCTGTTACCAGCTTAGACGGGATGACTGCAGACTGGGCACATCTCCCTTATGATTTAATAGGAAAAATCTCCAATCGAATAATTAACGAGGTCAAGGGAATAAACCGAGTAGTCTACGACGTCAGCTCCAAACCCCCAGCCACAATCGAGTGGGAATAA
- the nadB gene encoding L-aspartate oxidase, with translation MFHSAQTDIVDFLIIGSGIAGLSYALKVSELGSVAIITKKKDSESNTNYAQGGIAAVLSPDDSFELHIQDTLKAGDGICNPEVVKKVVQAGPLEVQELLNIGVNFSKTKDQFDLGREGGHSRKRVAHAADLTGREIETALIQSVKTRKNIKIYEDHIAVDLITQHHLKDYRRKPGDRIICWGAYVLDVKKGRVDKLLSRITLLATGGAGRIYQHTTNPDIATGDGLAMAYRAGARVANLEFIQFHPTSLFHPKGDSFLISETVRGEGGKLKLKSGKTFMESYHPQKELAPRDVVARAIDAELKKSGDSCVYLDITHLDKEFILRRFPNIFGRCLALGIDITRDWIPVVPAAHYMCGGVVTNLDAETDIDNLYACGEVAMTGMHGANRLASNSLLEAVAFANFAAEASRRKFESDRSFDFPRIPEWSTKGVFDQKEWVIISHARQEIQSFMWNLVGIVRSNSRLEMAKARIDILLEEITEFYHKNPVTYEVIELRNISQVAELVIRSALLRKESRGLHYNQDYPKKDDQNWKKDTVLLEVESEE, from the coding sequence ATGTTTCACTCCGCACAAACAGACATAGTAGACTTTTTGATCATCGGCTCAGGCATAGCTGGACTTTCCTATGCTTTGAAGGTCTCAGAGTTAGGAAGCGTTGCCATAATCACCAAGAAAAAGGACTCAGAATCTAACACCAATTATGCCCAGGGAGGGATTGCTGCGGTTTTATCGCCGGATGATTCTTTTGAGCTTCATATTCAGGACACTCTGAAGGCTGGAGACGGGATTTGTAATCCAGAAGTGGTCAAGAAAGTGGTACAAGCAGGTCCTTTGGAAGTGCAGGAGCTCCTTAATATCGGTGTGAATTTCTCCAAAACGAAAGACCAGTTTGACCTGGGAAGAGAGGGCGGGCATTCACGCAAGCGGGTGGCTCATGCGGCTGACCTGACCGGAAGAGAGATCGAAACTGCACTTATCCAGTCTGTAAAGACCAGAAAAAACATAAAAATCTATGAAGACCACATAGCTGTTGACTTAATCACCCAACATCATCTCAAAGATTACCGGAGAAAACCGGGAGATAGAATAATATGCTGGGGGGCTTATGTGCTGGATGTGAAAAAAGGGAGAGTGGATAAATTACTGAGCCGGATTACCCTTTTAGCTACAGGAGGTGCCGGCAGGATCTACCAGCATACCACTAACCCGGATATTGCCACAGGGGATGGCCTTGCTATGGCTTACCGTGCAGGCGCCCGGGTGGCAAATTTAGAATTCATCCAGTTCCATCCCACTTCTTTATTTCATCCTAAAGGCGACTCTTTTCTCATTTCCGAGACGGTTCGGGGAGAAGGAGGAAAATTGAAATTGAAGTCCGGAAAAACCTTTATGGAGAGCTACCATCCTCAAAAAGAGCTTGCTCCCAGGGACGTGGTTGCCAGGGCAATAGATGCGGAGCTTAAGAAAAGCGGAGACTCCTGCGTATATCTGGACATCACTCATCTGGACAAGGAATTCATCCTGCGAAGATTCCCCAATATCTTTGGCCGCTGCCTGGCTCTGGGGATAGACATTACCAGGGACTGGATACCGGTAGTTCCGGCAGCCCATTATATGTGTGGAGGAGTCGTCACCAATCTGGATGCGGAAACTGACATTGACAACCTCTATGCCTGCGGTGAAGTGGCGATGACCGGAATGCACGGTGCCAACCGGCTGGCATCCAATTCCCTGCTGGAAGCAGTTGCTTTTGCGAATTTTGCCGCTGAAGCCTCAAGAAGGAAATTTGAATCTGACAGGAGTTTTGATTTTCCCCGGATACCTGAATGGAGCACCAAAGGAGTTTTTGACCAGAAGGAATGGGTGATAATCTCCCATGCCAGGCAGGAGATACAGTCTTTTATGTGGAATTTGGTGGGTATTGTCAGATCAAACAGCCGTCTGGAGATGGCTAAAGCGAGGATCGACATTCTGCTTGAGGAGATAACCGAATTCTATCATAAAAATCCAGTGACCTATGAGGTCATAGAGTTGAGAAACATCTCTCAGGTGGCAGAGCTTGTCATCCGCTCCGCTCTTTTGCGTAAAGAAAGCAGAGGCTTGCATTATAATCAGGATTACCCGAAAAAGGATGACCAGAACTGGAAAAAGGATACGGTTCTCCTTGAAGTTGAATCTGAGGAGTAA